Proteins encoded by one window of Dyella humicola:
- a CDS encoding ribonucleoside-diphosphate reductase subunit alpha → MQPIDTTSRERTDDRADAAVFPAEAVVAEAPQPIAPAQGGDDAPFALTPPHNPGQMRVTKRNGSQEIVDVNKIVRAVTRSGEGLHGVDPLRVALKTIGGLYDGATTRELDELSIRTSAALTAEEPEYGQLAARLLSAYVDKEVSGQEIQSFSQSIARGAELGILNARLRDFVATNARKLNDAIDPLASRRFEYFGLRTVYDRYLLRHPQLRKVIETPQYFFMRIACSLGGNEIGETLELYRLLSSLEYIASSPTLFNAGTAHEQLSSCFLLDSPSDSLESIYNKYADVAKLSKFAGGIGLAYSRVRSRGSLIKGTNGHSNGLTPWLKTLDASVAAVNQGGKRKGAACVYLEPWHADVEEFLELRDNTGDEARRTHNLNLANWIPDEFMRRVESDGDWSLFDPKIVPHFVDSWGETFENAYREAEANGLAAKKVKARELYARMLRTLAQTGNGWITFKDRSNATSNQTARPENVIHLSNLCTEILEVTSAEETAVCNLGSVNLARHVVDGVFDFDKLASTVRTAVRQLDRVIDLNFYPIDTAKTANSKWRPVGLGVMGMQDVFFKLRLPFDSAEALALSTRIAEEIYFHALSQSNELAAQQGAHPGFAESRAANGELQFDYWSNAQPHDSARWESLREAIKAKGLRNSLLIAIAPTATIASIAGCYECIEPQVSNLFKRETLSGDFLVVNRYLVEELKTLGLWTGEVRDAIKLAEGSIQGITAIPERLRSIYRTVWELPQKALIDLGAARGAYIDQSQSLNLFMENPNIGQLSSMYMYAWKAGIKTTYYLRSRPATKIAKTTVSSAPAAKAAPVADQEQATAAVFCSLENPEYCEACQ, encoded by the coding sequence ATGCAACCTATCGATACCACCTCGCGCGAGCGTACTGACGACCGCGCGGACGCCGCCGTTTTCCCTGCCGAGGCCGTCGTGGCCGAAGCACCCCAGCCCATCGCACCCGCCCAAGGCGGCGACGACGCGCCGTTTGCCCTGACCCCACCGCATAACCCTGGCCAGATGCGCGTTACCAAGCGCAACGGCAGCCAGGAGATCGTCGACGTCAACAAGATCGTGCGCGCGGTCACTCGCAGCGGCGAAGGCCTGCACGGCGTCGATCCGCTGCGCGTGGCGCTGAAGACCATTGGCGGCCTGTACGACGGCGCCACCACGCGCGAGCTGGACGAACTGTCCATCCGCACCTCCGCCGCACTCACCGCCGAAGAACCCGAGTACGGCCAGTTGGCCGCGCGCCTGCTCAGCGCTTATGTCGACAAGGAAGTAAGCGGCCAGGAAATCCAGAGCTTCTCGCAGTCCATCGCGCGCGGCGCCGAACTTGGCATCCTGAATGCGCGCCTGCGCGATTTCGTCGCCACCAATGCGCGCAAGCTCAACGACGCCATCGATCCGCTCGCCTCGCGCCGCTTCGAATACTTCGGCCTGCGCACGGTGTACGACCGCTACCTGCTGCGCCATCCTCAGCTGCGCAAGGTGATCGAGACGCCGCAGTACTTCTTCATGCGTATTGCGTGCTCACTGGGCGGCAACGAGATCGGCGAGACGCTGGAACTGTATCGCCTGCTGTCGTCGCTGGAATACATCGCCAGTTCGCCCACGCTGTTCAATGCCGGCACCGCGCATGAACAGCTTAGCTCGTGCTTCCTGCTCGACTCGCCATCCGATTCGCTGGAGTCGATCTACAACAAATACGCCGACGTGGCCAAGCTCAGCAAGTTCGCTGGCGGCATTGGCCTCGCCTATTCGCGCGTGCGCTCGCGCGGTTCGCTGATCAAGGGGACCAACGGCCATTCCAACGGCCTGACACCGTGGCTGAAGACGCTGGATGCCTCGGTGGCCGCCGTGAACCAGGGCGGCAAGCGCAAGGGTGCAGCTTGCGTCTACCTGGAACCGTGGCACGCCGACGTCGAGGAATTCCTCGAGCTGCGTGACAACACCGGCGACGAAGCCCGCCGTACTCACAACCTCAATCTCGCCAACTGGATTCCCGACGAATTCATGCGCCGCGTCGAGAGCGACGGCGACTGGTCGCTGTTCGACCCCAAGATCGTGCCGCACTTCGTCGACAGCTGGGGCGAGACCTTCGAGAACGCTTACCGCGAAGCCGAGGCCAACGGCCTCGCCGCGAAGAAAGTGAAGGCGCGCGAATTGTATGCGCGCATGCTGCGCACGCTGGCCCAAACTGGCAACGGCTGGATCACCTTCAAGGATCGCAGTAACGCCACCAGCAACCAGACCGCGCGCCCCGAAAACGTCATCCACCTGTCCAACCTGTGCACCGAGATCCTGGAGGTGACCTCGGCCGAGGAAACCGCCGTGTGCAACCTGGGTTCGGTGAACCTGGCGCGCCATGTGGTCGACGGTGTGTTCGATTTCGACAAGCTCGCCTCCACGGTGCGCACCGCGGTGCGCCAGCTGGATCGCGTGATCGATCTCAACTTCTACCCCATCGACACCGCCAAGACCGCCAACAGCAAGTGGCGACCGGTCGGCCTGGGCGTGATGGGCATGCAGGACGTATTCTTCAAACTGCGCCTGCCGTTCGACTCGGCCGAAGCACTGGCCTTGTCCACGCGCATCGCCGAAGAGATCTACTTCCACGCGCTGTCGCAGTCGAATGAACTGGCGGCACAGCAAGGCGCGCATCCCGGATTTGCCGAGAGCCGTGCGGCCAACGGCGAACTGCAGTTCGACTACTGGAGCAACGCGCAGCCGCACGACAGCGCCCGCTGGGAATCCTTGCGCGAAGCGATCAAGGCCAAGGGCCTGCGCAACTCGCTGCTGATCGCCATTGCACCCACCGCCACCATCGCGTCGATCGCCGGTTGCTATGAATGCATCGAGCCCCAGGTGAGCAACCTGTTCAAGCGCGAGACGCTGTCCGGCGATTTCCTGGTGGTGAACCGCTACCTGGTCGAGGAACTGAAGACCCTCGGCCTGTGGACCGGTGAAGTCCGCGACGCCATCAAGCTGGCCGAGGGTTCGATCCAGGGCATCACTGCGATCCCGGAGCGCCTGCGCAGCATCTATCGCACGGTATGGGAACTACCGCAGAAGGCATTGATTGATCTTGGTGCTGCACGTGGGGCCTATATCGACCAGAGCCAGTCGCTGAACCTGTTCATGGAAAACCCTAATATCGGCCAGCTCAGCTCGATGTACATGTATGCGTGGAAGGCGGGCATCAAGACCACGTATTACCTGCGTTCGCGTCCGGCCACCAAGATCGCCAAGACGACGGTGTCTTCGGCGCCAGCGGCGAAGGCTGCGCCTGTTGCGGATCAGGAGCAGGCGACGGCGGCCGTGTTCTGTTCGCTGGAGAATCCGGAGTATTGCGAAGCCTGCCAGTAA